Proteins co-encoded in one Sebastes fasciatus isolate fSebFas1 chromosome 11, fSebFas1.pri, whole genome shotgun sequence genomic window:
- the cirbpa gene encoding cold inducible RNA binding protein a isoform X3 has translation MSDEGKLFIGGLSFETNEDSLAAAFGKYGTIEKVDVIRDKETGKSRGFGFVKYDNAEDAKDALDAMNGKTLDGRSIRVDEAGKGGRSRGGFTTPRGSRGGGFGGGRGRGGGYNGDRPSYSDRSYGDRSYHSEGRFAGGSQYRSGGYSGGGGGGGGGGGGGYRDNRGQGSYNDRNQSYRDQYDSYAANE, from the exons ATGTCGGACGAAGGTAAATTGTTCATTGGAGGTCTGAGCTTCGAAACCAACGAGGACAGTCTCGCTGCGGCCTTCGGCAAATATGGAACCATCGAAAAAG TGGATGTGAtcagagacaaagagacggGGAAATCTCGTGGTTTCGGCTTTGTGAAATACGACAATGCAGAAGATGCTAAAGACGCACTGGATGCCATGAACGGGAAG ACTCTGGATGGAAGGTCTATTCGTGTGGATGAAGCAGGAAAAGGAGGACGCTCCAGGGGAGGATTTACAACCCCAAGAGGATCAAGAGGTGGAGGATTTGGCGGCGGGCGTGGGAGAG GTGGTGGATACAACGGAGACAGGCCATCATACAGTGATAGAAGTTATGGCGATAGAAGCTACCATTCTGAAGGGAGGTTTGCTGGTGGCAGCCAATACAGGAGCGGAGGATACagcggcggtggtggtggtggcggcggcggcggcggcggcggatACAGAGATAATAG GGGGCAGGGCAGTTACAATGACCGCAATCAGTCCTACCGCGATCAGTACGACAGCTATG CTGCAAACGAGTAA
- the cirbpa gene encoding cold inducible RNA binding protein a isoform X4 — MSDEGKLFIGGLSFETNEDSLAAAFGKYGTIEKVDVIRDKETGKSRGFGFVKYDNAEDAKDALDAMNGKTLDGRSIRVDEAGKGGRSRGGFTTPRGSRGGGYNGDRPSYSDRSYGDRSYHSEGRFAGGSQYRSGGYSGGGGGGGGGGGGGYRDNRGQGSYNDRNQSYRDQYDSYAANE; from the exons ATGTCGGACGAAGGTAAATTGTTCATTGGAGGTCTGAGCTTCGAAACCAACGAGGACAGTCTCGCTGCGGCCTTCGGCAAATATGGAACCATCGAAAAAG TGGATGTGAtcagagacaaagagacggGGAAATCTCGTGGTTTCGGCTTTGTGAAATACGACAATGCAGAAGATGCTAAAGACGCACTGGATGCCATGAACGGGAAG ACTCTGGATGGAAGGTCTATTCGTGTGGATGAAGCAGGAAAAGGAGGACGCTCCAGGGGAGGATTTACAACCCCAAGAGGATCAAGAG GTGGTGGATACAACGGAGACAGGCCATCATACAGTGATAGAAGTTATGGCGATAGAAGCTACCATTCTGAAGGGAGGTTTGCTGGTGGCAGCCAATACAGGAGCGGAGGATACagcggcggtggtggtggtggcggcggcggcggcggcggcggatACAGAGATAATAG GGGGCAGGGCAGTTACAATGACCGCAATCAGTCCTACCGCGATCAGTACGACAGCTATG CTGCAAACGAGTAA
- the cirbpa gene encoding cold inducible RNA binding protein a isoform X1, with translation MSDEGKLFIGGLSFETNEDSLAAAFGKYGTIEKVDVIRDKETGKSRGFGFVKYDNAEDAKDALDAMNGKTLDGRSIRVDEAGKGGRSRGGFTTPRGSRGGGFGGGRGRGGRGYSRGGGYNGDRPSYSDRSYGDRSYHSEGRFAGGSQYRSGGYSGGGGGGGGGGGGGYRDNRGQGSYNDRNQSYRDQYDSYAANE, from the exons ATGTCGGACGAAGGTAAATTGTTCATTGGAGGTCTGAGCTTCGAAACCAACGAGGACAGTCTCGCTGCGGCCTTCGGCAAATATGGAACCATCGAAAAAG TGGATGTGAtcagagacaaagagacggGGAAATCTCGTGGTTTCGGCTTTGTGAAATACGACAATGCAGAAGATGCTAAAGACGCACTGGATGCCATGAACGGGAAG ACTCTGGATGGAAGGTCTATTCGTGTGGATGAAGCAGGAAAAGGAGGACGCTCCAGGGGAGGATTTACAACCCCAAGAGGATCAAGAGGTGGAGGATTTGGCGGCGGGCGTGGGAGAGGTGGACGAGGTTATTCGAGAG GTGGTGGATACAACGGAGACAGGCCATCATACAGTGATAGAAGTTATGGCGATAGAAGCTACCATTCTGAAGGGAGGTTTGCTGGTGGCAGCCAATACAGGAGCGGAGGATACagcggcggtggtggtggtggcggcggcggcggcggcggcggatACAGAGATAATAG GGGGCAGGGCAGTTACAATGACCGCAATCAGTCCTACCGCGATCAGTACGACAGCTATG CTGCAAACGAGTAA
- the cirbpa gene encoding cold inducible RNA binding protein a isoform X2: MSDEGKLFIGGLSFETNEDSLAAAFGKYGTIEKVDVIRDKETGKSRGFGFVKYDNAEDAKDALDAMNGKTLDGRSIRVDEAGKGGRSRGGFTTPRGSRGGGFGGGRGRGGRGGGYNGDRPSYSDRSYGDRSYHSEGRFAGGSQYRSGGYSGGGGGGGGGGGGGYRDNRGQGSYNDRNQSYRDQYDSYAANE, encoded by the exons ATGTCGGACGAAGGTAAATTGTTCATTGGAGGTCTGAGCTTCGAAACCAACGAGGACAGTCTCGCTGCGGCCTTCGGCAAATATGGAACCATCGAAAAAG TGGATGTGAtcagagacaaagagacggGGAAATCTCGTGGTTTCGGCTTTGTGAAATACGACAATGCAGAAGATGCTAAAGACGCACTGGATGCCATGAACGGGAAG ACTCTGGATGGAAGGTCTATTCGTGTGGATGAAGCAGGAAAAGGAGGACGCTCCAGGGGAGGATTTACAACCCCAAGAGGATCAAGAGGTGGAGGATTTGGCGGCGGGCGTGGGAGAGGTGGACGAG GTGGTGGATACAACGGAGACAGGCCATCATACAGTGATAGAAGTTATGGCGATAGAAGCTACCATTCTGAAGGGAGGTTTGCTGGTGGCAGCCAATACAGGAGCGGAGGATACagcggcggtggtggtggtggcggcggcggcggcggcggcggatACAGAGATAATAG GGGGCAGGGCAGTTACAATGACCGCAATCAGTCCTACCGCGATCAGTACGACAGCTATG CTGCAAACGAGTAA
- the LOC141777078 gene encoding midnolin, protein MEQQQQQQQQQPGLCSFTPGESAGCGAAGSTGQPNMRLSITSTTGSPVELTVLQGETVEGLRTHISNKLRLQTDRIVLLYRDKQLTAGKLVELGVTDGSKLTLVPAIEAGLVCSTARAERTMMDVLESLTEVQISDFLSGRTPLTINLGIGAHIMYVQLQLSAQNVADLQQHRDLRGGSSGELPTGLPTAARMSRPDSSTTNATGSTTSSPAPHTFTPALDSSGSASSIQLSAQRPRTSFNSTAPTSHSLTTATTAPPHQSCPSRSTHTSSLLSTPSLPSGCPHPSCPLPATTPVCSPAPVGSISGPQSPAPAATFSESNVHASSGAELCKQPGAVIESFVNHSPGVFSGTFSGTLNSCSPSGVSHPRRGIGIILQILNDLLRAACHHQGAQPAPPHIRCPDSNPPASPLEPSKAKSKTLATQRAEGLSKTSGEESHPNCSPTQENQTLHCKLERLQFLMHQRRARRRTRRNSQTSHPYQHHRHRP, encoded by the exons atggagcagcagcagcagcagcagcagcagcagccgggcCTCTGTAGCTTCACCCCGGGAGAGTCTGCAGGCTGCGGGGCTGCAGGCTCCACCGGTCAGCCCAACATGCGGCTGTCCATCACCTCCACCACCGGCAGCCCGGTGGAGCTCACTGTCCTCCAGGGAGAGACTGTGGAGGGACTGAGGACACACATCTCCAACAAACTCAGACTGCAAACAGACAGAATCGTCCTCCTCTATAGAGACAA gcAGCTGACTGCAGGCAAGCTGGTGGAGCTGGGTGTAACAGATGGAAGCAAACTGACCCTGGTCCCTGCCATTGAAGCTGGTTTAGTG TGCTCCACTGCCAGAGCCGAGAGAACTATGATGGACGTCTTGGAAAGTTTAACAGAAGTCCAG AtcagtgacttcctgtctggGCGCACGCCTCTGACCATTAACCTGGGAATCGGTGCCCACATCATGTATGTGCAGCTCCAGCTGTCCGCGCAGAACGTGGCAGATCTGCAGCAACACCGGGACCTGAGAGGTGGGAGCAGCGGCGAGCTTCCAACCGGCCTGCCCACCGCCGCCCGGATGAGCCGCCCTGACTCCTCCACCACCAACGCAACAGGATCCACCACCTCCTCACCTGCTCCCCATACCTTTACTCCAGCCCTGGACTCTTCAGGCTCTGCGTCCTCCATCCAACTGAGTGCTCAAAGACCCAGAACTTCCTTTAACTCAACAGCTCCCACCTCCCACTCActcaccaccgccaccaccgccCCTCCACATCAGTCCTGTCCTTCCCGCTCTACGCACACATCTTCTCTTCTTTCAACCCCTTCTTTGCCTTCTGGTTGTCCACATCCCAGCTGTCCACTACCAGCAACCACACCAGTCTGTTCACCTGCTCCCGTCGGCTCCATTTCTGGACCCCAGAGCCCAGCGCCAGCTGCAACCTTCAGCGAG AGTAATGTTCATGCCTCATCCGGTGCAGAGCTGTGCAAGCAGCCAGGAGCAGTCATAGAAAGTTTTGTGAACCACTCACCCGGTGTCTTCTCCGGGACTTTTTCTG GCACTCTGAACTCTTGCAGTCCGAGCGGCGTCAGCCATCCTCGTCGTGGCATCGGCATCATCCTCCAGATCCTCAACGACCTCCTCAGAGCTGCCTGCCACCACCAGGGGGCTCAACCTGCCCCTCCTCACATCCGCTGTCCTGATTCGAACCCTCCAGCCAGCCCTCTGGAGCCAAGCAAAGCAAAGAGCAAAACTCTGGCGACCCAGAGGGCAGAGGGCCTCAGTAAAACTTCAG GTGAGGAGAGTCACCCCAACTGCTCACCCACACAGGAAAATCAAACATTGCACTGTAAGCTGGAGCGCCTGCAGTTTTTGATGCATCAGAGGCGTGCTCGCAGGCGGACTCGCAGGAACTCACAAACGTCTCACCCGTACCAGCATCATCGCCATCGTCCCTAG